CTGATACTGGATGTAGAGGGGCTTGGGCGTGAGCTGGGTCAGCACCTCGGTGGGCGTCATCAGGTGGTGAGGCTTGGGCTTGGGGTCGTACTCGTAGAAGAGCTTGAAACCCGTGTACTGCACCGGCTCGGTCTGGATGTAGTCGTGGTAGGAGTCCTTTTTCAGGGTCGGCTCGCCGTGGCCGTCCATGTGCATGACTACCTGCACGCGCGGGTCGAGCTTGATGTTCTTGTAGTTGGTCACCATCTTCCGCGTGAAGCGGTGCACGGTCAGCACCTTGGGCGGCAGGTTGTTTTCGCTCACGATGCGCGCCAGGAAGTTGATGGTGAAGTTGATGTCTTTGGCGTCGAGGGTGCCGATGCGCTGGTTGGGCCGGATGCCGGGCATGGTCGACAGCGAAAACTCGGGGTCGATGCCGAGGTGGATATCGGGCTGCTTGAGGTACTCAGTCAGCTTGGGTAGTTCGGCTTCCAGGGTGCTGTGACCAGGCTGCACGTCCAGGAACAGGATGCACTTATGCTCCCGGGCCCAGGAAATAACTTCCTCAATGGTGGCTTTGGAGTTCATCAGGCGCCATTTGCCGTCCTTGCCGGCGGTACCCTGGGCCGTGATGGTCACGTTGTGCAGGGCGGGCTGCACCGGAATGCTGGGGTCGGCGGCTTGCCACTCTTTGAGCACGCCCTCAAACTTGCGGAACATCTGCTCCTTAGGCTCCCGGCCCAGAATGCCCATGCCCTTTGAACGGATGTTGCCATAAAAGGCGATAATGCGGTGACCCGGCAGAATGGCGCCCGGCAGCTGCCCGCTTTTCTTGGCAATGGAGTCAGCCTTGAGCGAGTCGCGCAGCATTACCTGCTTTTTCAGGGCCGCGCTGTCGATTACGACGGGTTTGGTGGGTACTTCCGCAGTGGCCTTGGTATCGGCTGTTTCGCCGTCGGAGCGGGTGCCACAGCTGGCAAAGGCAAGGGAAAACACGAGGCCCAAAGCTGGCAGAAACGGGCGGGAAAAGCGGGTAACAGAAGAAATGGGCAACACTGAAGCAGGTGATGTTGAAGGCAAGACTGGTCAGCAAGTTACAGCTTTTTGCAGGGAACCAGATTCTAAAAAACGGTTGGCCCCGTCTAAAGTAGAAGTAGAAGAGCCGGAAAATGCCGGAACAAACAATGCATTAACCCAAAAGAAAAGCTTCCGGAGTCGGGCATAACACTATTTTTCGATGGAGGCGTATGAAGTTGCCACTAGCCTTATTTTCCCGATGGTAGAAGGAAATCTTTTGCTTACCACGGTGTTATGCAAGGGTCAATCAACTGATCCATCTCCGCGTGATTCTTAAGAAAGTTAACTTTCGCTTAGCCCGCCTGGCCTTTCTGCTCTGGGCCGGTGTAAGCACTGCTTCCGGCCTGAGCTGCACCAAAGACACTGCTGCGCCGCAAACCGAAGCTCCCGAAACAACCCCGGTCGCTGCCACCCACTTGGTCAGCAGCACCCTGATCGGGGAATACTCGCCCACCGTGCTGGCTGGCCGCGTGAAAGAGATACCGCTGGTGGGCGCCCTGGTGCGCTACCCGATTCGGGTGTACCGCCTCACCTATACCACCCGCGACAACAGCGGCCAGAACGTCACGGCTTCCGGGGCCCTGCTCGTGCCCGTAACGACGGAGGCCCTGCCGCTGCTCAGCTACCAGCACGGCACCATCCGCCCCGACGATGAGGACCGCGCCCCGTCGTACTACAACCCGAGCAGTGAGGTGTATTCGGCCGTGTCGGTGCTGGCCTCTACGGGCTACATCGTGTCGGCTCCTGACTACATCGGTTATGGAGCTTCTAAAAACCTGCCCCACCCGTACGAGCACGCTGCGTCGTTGGCCTCGGCTTCGTTGGACATGCTGCGGGCCGCTCGTGAATTTGCCGCCAAGGAAAAGCTGGCGCTCAACAAAAAGAACTTCCTG
Above is a genomic segment from Hymenobacter cellulosivorans containing:
- a CDS encoding alpha/beta hydrolase family protein; its protein translation is MILKKVNFRLARLAFLLWAGVSTASGLSCTKDTAAPQTEAPETTPVAATHLVSSTLIGEYSPTVLAGRVKEIPLVGALVRYPIRVYRLTYTTRDNSGQNVTASGALLVPVTTEALPLLSYQHGTIRPDDEDRAPSYYNPSSEVYSAVSVLASTGYIVSAPDYIGYGASKNLPHPYEHAASLASASLDMLRAAREFAAKEKLALNKKNFLLGYSEGGYATLALHKMMEEKAATEFTVTASAPGAGAYHKTAFADYILKSDQPLNFLSTYVWVLDTYNRTYSLNRPINYYVNEPWATQLQTNLYGEVPSQAKELFTAKFRQGILEKTDQPMLAAFRDNDIYDWQPKAPLALFHGTADDYVPFFNSQDAYNAMKARGATQVTLRPIQGGNHFSSAANYTLQAFAFISQYY